The Rhododendron vialii isolate Sample 1 chromosome 6a, ASM3025357v1 genome includes a window with the following:
- the LOC131330766 gene encoding uncharacterized protein LOC131330766 yields MGGCLSSTAADQPSRSESTHRRCVNVISANGDLHQYTSPLTVSLVLEMEVQTTQHDDHPSNNSNFFVCNSDRLYYDDFIPALDAQDQLHPNQIYFVLPASKLQYRLTASDMAALAVKASLALQKSTTNTSTKHSSSSSSFYIWNRRNNKSARISPILVNHVNSTSSDSSFVDRDYMDENRNGQTATTTIKNKGISIISEKQQPAAALGVSKSGSVRKLHRYSSRRAKMAVRSFRIRLTTIYEEASVLQFY; encoded by the coding sequence ATGGGTGGTTGTTTGTCCTCAACAGCAGCGGATCAACCAAGTAGGAGTGAATCCACACATCGGCGTTGTGTAAATGTGATCTCAGCAAATGGGGATCTACACCAATATACAAGTCCCCTGACCGTGTCTCTAGTCCTTGAGATGGAAGTCCAAACAACACAGCATGATGATCACCCAAGTAATAATTCCAACTTCTTCGTCTGCAACTCAGACCGCTTGTACTACGATGACTTCATCCCGGCCTTGGATGCACAAGATCAGTTACACCCCAATCAGATCTACTTTGTGCTCCCCGCTTCAAAACTTCAGTACCGCCTTACTGCCTCCGACATGGCTGCTTTGGCCGTCAAGGCCAGTCTCGCCCTCCAGAAATCAACTACTAATACTTCCACCaaacattcttcttcttcctcctccttttaTATTTGGAATCGTCGGAATAACAAGTCGGCTCGGATTTCCCCAATATTAGTAAATCATGTCAACAGTACTAGCAGTGATTCTTCTTTTGTCGATCGCGATTACATGGATGAAAATCGTAACGGGCAGACAGCAACTACTACAATTAAGAATAAGGGAATCTCCATCATCTCGGAGAAGCAGCAGCCGGCAGCAGCGTTGGGGGTATCAAAGTCGGGATCGGTGAGGAAGTTGCACAGATATTCTTCTAGACGGGCTAAGATGGCGGTCCGTTCCTTCAGGATCAGGTTGACCACTATTTACGAAGAAGCTTCCGTCCTCCAATTTTATTAG